The following are encoded in a window of Pyrenophora tritici-repentis strain M4 chromosome 6, whole genome shotgun sequence genomic DNA:
- a CDS encoding Fungal transcriptional regulatory protein, which yields MSSPTSTPKPATPLNQKKLKLRASCDSCAASKVKCSKDHPICARCFANNTQCVYGVSRKHGKPGRSRKRNPDGTQFIKFSKQRLSPDRTDFSKYTLQSEHSLPQTDLEMGTNWASDWSTTTPSLPATPDFGIEATPEPFYTNLDSSEIGFMDPAFLSTAQVKPKTTQIAQPDLVLGDQFAKTPLEQLCSPEPQARDAYMDTKDLKPLRYTYNDTMSTAHPHSFSSSSTIHTPMSQSMGSYDPPQFLADSSKPTPHCCYTLAYSTFQSISMLGTDTYPVLNQEALTSDLSTARLAIDSVLQLVRCPCSSNPHLAMLYSSITSKILTWCRIAGGVDGAIPLNSSVTSTSQQMDSVYHVPFSQPEFPSSLIGAGSNEGTNYALQDMHAQRHRFDELERQRHRRQMVLYELRNCEKLVEALVEWRGNGRSCEQAKYLYGMLGAWLERELHKTVEEIKGVEIPHIRAG from the coding sequence ATGTCCTCCCCTACTTCGACACCGAAACCGGCGACACCGTTGAACCAGAAGAAATTGAAACTCAGAGCTTCGTGCGATTCTTGCGCTGCTTCCAAGGTTAAATGCAGTAAAGACCACCCTATTTGCGCACGCTGCTTTGCCAACAACACACAATGCGTTTATGGTGTCTCGAGAAAGCATGGCAAGCCGGGCAGATCCAGGAAGAGGAATCCGGATGGAACGCAGTTCATCAAGTTCTCAAAACAGCGCCTGTCCCCTGACAGAACCGATTTCTCCAAGTACACTCTCCAGTCTGAGCATAGCCTTCCACAAACAGATCTGGAGATGGGTACAAACTGGGCTTCGGACTGGTCAACAACGACACCAAGTTTACCAGCCACGCCAGACTTTGGCATTGAAGCCACCCCCGAACCTTTCTATACCAACCTTGACTCATCGGAAATTGGGTTTATGGACCCTGCATTCCTATCAACGGCACAAGTCAAACCAAAAACGACGCAAATCGCTCAGCCGGATTTGGTCCTTGGAGACCAGTTCGCAAAGACACCCTTGGAGCAGCTTTGCTCCCCAGAGCCGCAAGCTCGTGACGCATATATGGATACAAAGGATTTGAAACCGCTGAGATACACATACAACGATACGATGAGCACAGCACACCCACACTCCTTTTCCTCATCATCCACAATACACACACCCATGAGCCAATCCATGGGATCCTACGACCCTCCACAATTTCTAGCTGACTCCTCAAAACCTACACCGCATTGCTGCTACACGTTGGCCTATTCGACATTCCAGAGCATCAGTATGCTCGGTACAGATACATACCCAGTCCTCAATCAGGAAGCCCTTACATCTGATCTTTCGACAGCAAGACTCGCTATAGACAGTGTTTTGCAGCTTGTTCGTTGTCCATGCTCGTCGAATCCACACCTTGCCATGCTTTACTCAAGCATAACGAGTAAAATTCTGACATGGTGCCGGATAGCCGGCGGTGTAGATGGAGCTATTCCTCTGAACTCCTCTGTCACATCAACGTCACAACAGATGGATTCCGTCTACCATGTCCCATTCTCACAACCAGAGTTCCCAAGCTCGTTGATTGGAGCTGGTAGCAACGAAGGAACGAACTACGCTCTGCAGGATATGCATGCCCAGAGACACAGATTTGACGAGCTAGAGCGCCAGAGACATAGAAGACAGATGGTACTCTACGAGCTGCGGAACTGCGAAAAGCTAGTTGAAGCACTCGTTGAGTGGAGGGGAAACGGAAGATCTTGTGAGCAGGCAAAGTACCTGTATGGTATGCTGGGTGCGTGGCTAGAGAGGGAGTTGCACAAGACGGTGGAGGAGATCAAGGGGGTTGAGATACCGCATATAAGGGCAGGTTAG